A single window of Stigmatopora nigra isolate UIUO_SnigA chromosome 22, RoL_Snig_1.1, whole genome shotgun sequence DNA harbors:
- the LOC144215506 gene encoding lactase-like protein isoform X5 — translation MWSGCTLCMHHVLVLVLCVSASEDFDWTKNDHGSFYYGTFPAGFSWGAGSSAYQTEGAWNKDGKGLSIWDVFSHKRGRILQNDTGDSSCEGYSKIKDDVSLMKELKLNHYRFSISWPRLIPTGIKTDHINERGIQYYNDLIDHLLGSKITPIVTLYHWDLPQVLQERYGGWQNVSMVNHFNDFANLCFERFGNRVKYWITFSNPWSVAVEGYETGEHAPGLRTRGTGAYRAAHHIIKAHAKVWHTYDTQWRPKQNGLVGISLTADWGEPVDITNQKDIEAAERYVQFSLGWFATPVFHGDYPQVMKDFIGRKSAQQGLGVSRLPTFSPQEKSYIKGTSDFLGISHFTTRYITQKNNPPGRSTSSFFMDRDVAELVDPRWPDPGSEWLYSVPWGFRRMLNFVKTQYGNPMIYVTENGVSEKMQCTELCDEWRIKYYKDYINEMLKALRDGVNLKGYTAWSLLDKFEWDEGFTERFGLYYVDFRNKNKPRYPKASVQFYKRIISSNGFPNQREVENWRRKAVETCSSSNQLLAADPLTSHMEMRRN, via the exons ATGTGGTCTGGCTGTACACTCTGTATGCACCATGTGCTTGTGTTGGTGCTGTGTGTGTCTGCATCTGAGGACTTCGACTGGACAAAGAACGACCACGGCTCCTTCTATTATGGCACTTTTCCAGCTG GGTTTTCGTGGGGTGCCGGCAGTTCAGCTTATCAAACGGAAGGAGCTTGGAATAAAGATGGAAAAGGACTGAGCATCTGGGATGTGTTCAGTCACAAAAGAGGCAGAATTCTACAAAACGACACTGGGGACTCCTCTTGTGAGGGCTACTCCAAAATCAAG GATGACGTGTCACTGATGAAGGAGCTTAAACTCAACCACTATCGCTTCTCCATTTCTTGGCCTCGACTCATTCCCACAGGCATTAAAA CTGATCATATCAATGAAAGAGGGATTCAGTACTATAATGATCTGATTGATCACCTGTTGGGGAGCAAGATCACCCCAATTGTGACTTTGTATCACTGGGATCTCCCTCAG gtcTTGCAAGAGCGATATGGCGGATGGCAGAACGTTAGCATGGTCAATCATTTTAACGATTTTGCCAATTTGTGCTTTGAAAGATTTGGCAACCGGGTCAAATATTGGATTACATTCAGCAATCCGTGG TCTGTAGCAGTGGAGGGCTACGAAACAGGTGAGCACGCTCCTGGACTGAGGACGAGAGGAACTGGAGCATACAGGGCTGCCCATCACATCATCAAG GCTCACGCTAAAGTTTGGCACACGTATGATACACAATGGAGGCCGAAACAAAACG GTCTTGTAGGTATCTCTCTGACAGCAGACTGGGGCGAGCCCGTCGACATTACCAATCAGAAGGACATTGAAGCAGCCGAGCGATACGTCCAGTTCTCTCTCGGGTGGTTTGCGACACCCGTCTTTCATGGGGACTACCCTCAAGTGATGAAAGACTTTATTG GTAGGAAAAGTGCCCAGCAGGGTCTTGGGGTGTCACGCCTGCCCACATTTTCTCCCCAGGAGAAGAGCTACATCAAGGGTACAAGTGACTTCCTGGGCATCAGTCACTTCACTACACGCTACATCACCCAGAAAAACAACCCACCCGGCCGAAGCACCAGCAGCTTCTTTATGGATCGCGACGTAGCCGAGCTGGTTGACCCCCGGTGGCCGGACCCAGGCTCCGAATGGCTCTACTCTGTGCCGTGGGGCTTCAGGCGCATGCTTAATTTCGTTAAG ACTCAGTATGGAAACCCAATGATTTATGTGACTGAGAATGGAGTCTCAGAGAAGATGCAGTGCACAGAGCTTTGTGATGAATGGAGGATAAAGTATTATAAAGATTACATTAACGAGATGCTAAAAG CTCTCAGAGATGGCGTGAATCTCAAAGGTTATACCGCATGGTCCCTGCTTGACAAGTTTGAATGGGACGAAGGCTTCACTGAGAGATTTGGCTTATATTACGTGGATTTCAGGAACAAGAACAAGCCTCGCTATCCCAAAGCTTCTGTTCAGTTTTATAAGCGCATCATCAGCTCCAATGGATTTCCCAATCAGAGAGAG GTTGAGAACTGGAGGAGAAAAGCTGTGGAGACATGCTCATCAAGTAACCAGCTCTTAGCTGCAG accCACTGACCAGCCACATG
- the LOC144215506 gene encoding lactase-like protein isoform X4: MWSGCTLCMHHVLVLVLCVSASEDFDWTKNDHGSFYYGTFPAGFSWGAGSSAYQTEGAWNKDGKGLSIWDVFSHKRGRILQNDTGDSSCEGYSKIKDDVSLMKELKLNHYRFSISWPRLIPTGIKTDHINERGIQYYNDLIDHLLGSKITPIVTLYHWDLPQVLQERYGGWQNVSMVNHFNDFANLCFERFGNRVKYWITFSNPWSVAVEGYETGEHAPGLRTRGTGAYRAAHHIIKAHAKVWHTYDTQWRPKQNGLVGISLTADWGEPVDITNQKDIEAAERYVQFSLGWFATPVFHGDYPQVMKDFIGRKSAQQGLGVSRLPTFSPQEKSYIKGTSDFLGISHFTTRYITQKNNPPGRSTSSFFMDRDVAELVDPRWPDPGSEWLYSVPWGFRRMLNFVKTQYGNPMIYVTENGVSEKMQCTELCDEWRIKYYKDYINEMLKALRDGVNLKGYTAWSLLDKFEWDEGFTERFGLYYVDFRNKNKPRYPKASVQFYKRIISSNGFPNQREVENWRRKAVETCSSSNQLLAAARRKATEHAEKPRVWPVHDEV; the protein is encoded by the exons ATGTGGTCTGGCTGTACACTCTGTATGCACCATGTGCTTGTGTTGGTGCTGTGTGTGTCTGCATCTGAGGACTTCGACTGGACAAAGAACGACCACGGCTCCTTCTATTATGGCACTTTTCCAGCTG GGTTTTCGTGGGGTGCCGGCAGTTCAGCTTATCAAACGGAAGGAGCTTGGAATAAAGATGGAAAAGGACTGAGCATCTGGGATGTGTTCAGTCACAAAAGAGGCAGAATTCTACAAAACGACACTGGGGACTCCTCTTGTGAGGGCTACTCCAAAATCAAG GATGACGTGTCACTGATGAAGGAGCTTAAACTCAACCACTATCGCTTCTCCATTTCTTGGCCTCGACTCATTCCCACAGGCATTAAAA CTGATCATATCAATGAAAGAGGGATTCAGTACTATAATGATCTGATTGATCACCTGTTGGGGAGCAAGATCACCCCAATTGTGACTTTGTATCACTGGGATCTCCCTCAG gtcTTGCAAGAGCGATATGGCGGATGGCAGAACGTTAGCATGGTCAATCATTTTAACGATTTTGCCAATTTGTGCTTTGAAAGATTTGGCAACCGGGTCAAATATTGGATTACATTCAGCAATCCGTGG TCTGTAGCAGTGGAGGGCTACGAAACAGGTGAGCACGCTCCTGGACTGAGGACGAGAGGAACTGGAGCATACAGGGCTGCCCATCACATCATCAAG GCTCACGCTAAAGTTTGGCACACGTATGATACACAATGGAGGCCGAAACAAAACG GTCTTGTAGGTATCTCTCTGACAGCAGACTGGGGCGAGCCCGTCGACATTACCAATCAGAAGGACATTGAAGCAGCCGAGCGATACGTCCAGTTCTCTCTCGGGTGGTTTGCGACACCCGTCTTTCATGGGGACTACCCTCAAGTGATGAAAGACTTTATTG GTAGGAAAAGTGCCCAGCAGGGTCTTGGGGTGTCACGCCTGCCCACATTTTCTCCCCAGGAGAAGAGCTACATCAAGGGTACAAGTGACTTCCTGGGCATCAGTCACTTCACTACACGCTACATCACCCAGAAAAACAACCCACCCGGCCGAAGCACCAGCAGCTTCTTTATGGATCGCGACGTAGCCGAGCTGGTTGACCCCCGGTGGCCGGACCCAGGCTCCGAATGGCTCTACTCTGTGCCGTGGGGCTTCAGGCGCATGCTTAATTTCGTTAAG ACTCAGTATGGAAACCCAATGATTTATGTGACTGAGAATGGAGTCTCAGAGAAGATGCAGTGCACAGAGCTTTGTGATGAATGGAGGATAAAGTATTATAAAGATTACATTAACGAGATGCTAAAAG CTCTCAGAGATGGCGTGAATCTCAAAGGTTATACCGCATGGTCCCTGCTTGACAAGTTTGAATGGGACGAAGGCTTCACTGAGAGATTTGGCTTATATTACGTGGATTTCAGGAACAAGAACAAGCCTCGCTATCCCAAAGCTTCTGTTCAGTTTTATAAGCGCATCATCAGCTCCAATGGATTTCCCAATCAGAGAGAG GTTGAGAACTGGAGGAGAAAAGCTGTGGAGACATGCTCATCAAGTAACCAGCTCTTAGCTGCAG CTAGAAGAAAAGCAACGGAACATGCAGAAAAGCCAAGGGTTTGGCCTGTGCATGATGAAGTTTAG
- the LOC144215684 gene encoding snRNA-activating protein complex subunit 5-like — MHSRLQELKKEEETLLKIKVMLQDQLNRLKFEEGALQSIIRAQNEEGALECPSPEIENVNLDDENKINCTKLLLSNADECDMEEEEDEDEEEEENEYVNQYGFAPDRDDEDDDEY, encoded by the exons ATGCACAGTCGTCTACAAGAGTTGAAAAAGGAAGAGGAGACTCTCCTCAAAATCAAAGTTATGCTACAAGACCAGCTGAACAGGCTAAAG TTTGAAGAAGGTGCCTTGCAATCAATCATTAGAGCTCAGAATGAGGAAGGAGCCCTTGAATGTCCATCTCCAGAAATTGAG AATGTCAATCTCGACGATGAGAACAAGATCAACTGCACCAAGCTTCTGCTAAGTAATGCGGATGAATGTGAtatggaagaggaagaagatgaagatgaggaagaggaagaaaatgaaTATGTCAATCAGTACGGTTTTGCGCCTGATAGggatgatgaagatgacgaTGAATACTGA
- the LOC144215506 gene encoding lactase-like protein isoform X2, which translates to MWSGCTLCMHHVLVLVLCVSASEDFDWTKNDHGSFYYGTFPAGFSWGAGSSAYQTEGAWNKDGKGLSIWDVFSHKRGRILQNDTGDSSCEGYSKIKDDVSLMKELKLNHYRFSISWPRLIPTGIKTDHINERGIQYYNDLIDHLLGSKITPIVTLYHWDLPQVLQERYGGWQNVSMVNHFNDFANLCFERFGNRVKYWITFSNPWSVAVEGYETGEHAPGLRTRGTGAYRAAHHIIKAHAKVWHTYDTQWRPKQNGLVGISLTADWGEPVDITNQKDIEAAERYVQFSLGWFATPVFHGDYPQVMKDFIGRKSAQQGLGVSRLPTFSPQEKSYIKGTSDFLGISHFTTRYITQKNNPPGRSTSSFFMDRDVAELVDPRWPDPGSEWLYSVPWGFRRMLNFVKTQYGNPMIYVTENGVSEKMQCTELCDEWRIKYYKDYINEMLKALRDGVNLKGYTAWSLLDKFEWDEGFTERFGLYYVDFRNKNKPRYPKASVQFYKRIISSNGFPNQREVENWRRKAVETCSSSNQLLAADPLTSHMEMVTEIVVPTVCTLSILLSAVFLMFLLQRRN; encoded by the exons ATGTGGTCTGGCTGTACACTCTGTATGCACCATGTGCTTGTGTTGGTGCTGTGTGTGTCTGCATCTGAGGACTTCGACTGGACAAAGAACGACCACGGCTCCTTCTATTATGGCACTTTTCCAGCTG GGTTTTCGTGGGGTGCCGGCAGTTCAGCTTATCAAACGGAAGGAGCTTGGAATAAAGATGGAAAAGGACTGAGCATCTGGGATGTGTTCAGTCACAAAAGAGGCAGAATTCTACAAAACGACACTGGGGACTCCTCTTGTGAGGGCTACTCCAAAATCAAG GATGACGTGTCACTGATGAAGGAGCTTAAACTCAACCACTATCGCTTCTCCATTTCTTGGCCTCGACTCATTCCCACAGGCATTAAAA CTGATCATATCAATGAAAGAGGGATTCAGTACTATAATGATCTGATTGATCACCTGTTGGGGAGCAAGATCACCCCAATTGTGACTTTGTATCACTGGGATCTCCCTCAG gtcTTGCAAGAGCGATATGGCGGATGGCAGAACGTTAGCATGGTCAATCATTTTAACGATTTTGCCAATTTGTGCTTTGAAAGATTTGGCAACCGGGTCAAATATTGGATTACATTCAGCAATCCGTGG TCTGTAGCAGTGGAGGGCTACGAAACAGGTGAGCACGCTCCTGGACTGAGGACGAGAGGAACTGGAGCATACAGGGCTGCCCATCACATCATCAAG GCTCACGCTAAAGTTTGGCACACGTATGATACACAATGGAGGCCGAAACAAAACG GTCTTGTAGGTATCTCTCTGACAGCAGACTGGGGCGAGCCCGTCGACATTACCAATCAGAAGGACATTGAAGCAGCCGAGCGATACGTCCAGTTCTCTCTCGGGTGGTTTGCGACACCCGTCTTTCATGGGGACTACCCTCAAGTGATGAAAGACTTTATTG GTAGGAAAAGTGCCCAGCAGGGTCTTGGGGTGTCACGCCTGCCCACATTTTCTCCCCAGGAGAAGAGCTACATCAAGGGTACAAGTGACTTCCTGGGCATCAGTCACTTCACTACACGCTACATCACCCAGAAAAACAACCCACCCGGCCGAAGCACCAGCAGCTTCTTTATGGATCGCGACGTAGCCGAGCTGGTTGACCCCCGGTGGCCGGACCCAGGCTCCGAATGGCTCTACTCTGTGCCGTGGGGCTTCAGGCGCATGCTTAATTTCGTTAAG ACTCAGTATGGAAACCCAATGATTTATGTGACTGAGAATGGAGTCTCAGAGAAGATGCAGTGCACAGAGCTTTGTGATGAATGGAGGATAAAGTATTATAAAGATTACATTAACGAGATGCTAAAAG CTCTCAGAGATGGCGTGAATCTCAAAGGTTATACCGCATGGTCCCTGCTTGACAAGTTTGAATGGGACGAAGGCTTCACTGAGAGATTTGGCTTATATTACGTGGATTTCAGGAACAAGAACAAGCCTCGCTATCCCAAAGCTTCTGTTCAGTTTTATAAGCGCATCATCAGCTCCAATGGATTTCCCAATCAGAGAGAG GTTGAGAACTGGAGGAGAAAAGCTGTGGAGACATGCTCATCAAGTAACCAGCTCTTAGCTGCAG accCACTGACCAGCCACATG
- the LOC144215506 gene encoding lactase-like protein isoform X1 has product MWSGCTLCMHHVLVLVLCVSASEDFDWTKNDHGSFYYGTFPAGFSWGAGSSAYQTEGAWNKDGKGLSIWDVFSHKRGRILQNDTGDSSCEGYSKIKDDVSLMKELKLNHYRFSISWPRLIPTGIKTDHINERGIQYYNDLIDHLLGSKITPIVTLYHWDLPQVLQERYGGWQNVSMVNHFNDFANLCFERFGNRVKYWITFSNPWSVAVEGYETGEHAPGLRTRGTGAYRAAHHIIKAHAKVWHTYDTQWRPKQNGLVGISLTADWGEPVDITNQKDIEAAERYVQFSLGWFATPVFHGDYPQVMKDFIGRKSAQQGLGVSRLPTFSPQEKSYIKGTSDFLGISHFTTRYITQKNNPPGRSTSSFFMDRDVAELVDPRWPDPGSEWLYSVPWGFRRMLNFVKTQYGNPMIYVTENGVSEKMQCTELCDEWRIKYYKDYINEMLKALRDGVNLKGYTAWSLLDKFEWDEGFTERFGLYYVDFRNKNKPRYPKASVQFYKRIISSNGFPNQREVENWRRKAVETCSSSNQLLAAEDQRSTAANILRLIHDPLTSHMEMVTEIVVPTVCTLSILLSAVFLMFLLQRRN; this is encoded by the exons ATGTGGTCTGGCTGTACACTCTGTATGCACCATGTGCTTGTGTTGGTGCTGTGTGTGTCTGCATCTGAGGACTTCGACTGGACAAAGAACGACCACGGCTCCTTCTATTATGGCACTTTTCCAGCTG GGTTTTCGTGGGGTGCCGGCAGTTCAGCTTATCAAACGGAAGGAGCTTGGAATAAAGATGGAAAAGGACTGAGCATCTGGGATGTGTTCAGTCACAAAAGAGGCAGAATTCTACAAAACGACACTGGGGACTCCTCTTGTGAGGGCTACTCCAAAATCAAG GATGACGTGTCACTGATGAAGGAGCTTAAACTCAACCACTATCGCTTCTCCATTTCTTGGCCTCGACTCATTCCCACAGGCATTAAAA CTGATCATATCAATGAAAGAGGGATTCAGTACTATAATGATCTGATTGATCACCTGTTGGGGAGCAAGATCACCCCAATTGTGACTTTGTATCACTGGGATCTCCCTCAG gtcTTGCAAGAGCGATATGGCGGATGGCAGAACGTTAGCATGGTCAATCATTTTAACGATTTTGCCAATTTGTGCTTTGAAAGATTTGGCAACCGGGTCAAATATTGGATTACATTCAGCAATCCGTGG TCTGTAGCAGTGGAGGGCTACGAAACAGGTGAGCACGCTCCTGGACTGAGGACGAGAGGAACTGGAGCATACAGGGCTGCCCATCACATCATCAAG GCTCACGCTAAAGTTTGGCACACGTATGATACACAATGGAGGCCGAAACAAAACG GTCTTGTAGGTATCTCTCTGACAGCAGACTGGGGCGAGCCCGTCGACATTACCAATCAGAAGGACATTGAAGCAGCCGAGCGATACGTCCAGTTCTCTCTCGGGTGGTTTGCGACACCCGTCTTTCATGGGGACTACCCTCAAGTGATGAAAGACTTTATTG GTAGGAAAAGTGCCCAGCAGGGTCTTGGGGTGTCACGCCTGCCCACATTTTCTCCCCAGGAGAAGAGCTACATCAAGGGTACAAGTGACTTCCTGGGCATCAGTCACTTCACTACACGCTACATCACCCAGAAAAACAACCCACCCGGCCGAAGCACCAGCAGCTTCTTTATGGATCGCGACGTAGCCGAGCTGGTTGACCCCCGGTGGCCGGACCCAGGCTCCGAATGGCTCTACTCTGTGCCGTGGGGCTTCAGGCGCATGCTTAATTTCGTTAAG ACTCAGTATGGAAACCCAATGATTTATGTGACTGAGAATGGAGTCTCAGAGAAGATGCAGTGCACAGAGCTTTGTGATGAATGGAGGATAAAGTATTATAAAGATTACATTAACGAGATGCTAAAAG CTCTCAGAGATGGCGTGAATCTCAAAGGTTATACCGCATGGTCCCTGCTTGACAAGTTTGAATGGGACGAAGGCTTCACTGAGAGATTTGGCTTATATTACGTGGATTTCAGGAACAAGAACAAGCCTCGCTATCCCAAAGCTTCTGTTCAGTTTTATAAGCGCATCATCAGCTCCAATGGATTTCCCAATCAGAGAGAG GTTGAGAACTGGAGGAGAAAAGCTGTGGAGACATGCTCATCAAGTAACCAGCTCTTAGCTGCAG AGGATCAGCGGAGTACTGCTGCCAATATTCTAAGACTTATACATG accCACTGACCAGCCACATG
- the LOC144215506 gene encoding lactase-like protein isoform X3, with translation MWSGCTLCMHHVLVLVLCVSASEDFDWTKNDHGSFYYGTFPAGFSWGAGSSAYQTEGAWNKDGKGLSIWDVFSHKRGRILQNDTGDSSCEGYSKIKDDVSLMKELKLNHYRFSISWPRLIPTGIKTDHINERGIQYYNDLIDHLLGSKITPIVTLYHWDLPQVLQERYGGWQNVSMVNHFNDFANLCFERFGNRVKYWITFSNPWSVAVEGYETGEHAPGLRTRGTGAYRAAHHIIKAHAKVWHTYDTQWRPKQNGLVGISLTADWGEPVDITNQKDIEAAERYVQFSLGWFATPVFHGDYPQVMKDFIGRKSAQQGLGVSRLPTFSPQEKSYIKGTSDFLGISHFTTRYITQKNNPPGRSTSSFFMDRDVAELVDPRWPDPGSEWLYSVPWGFRRMLNFVKTQYGNPMIYVTENGVSEKMQCTELCDEWRIKYYKDYINEMLKALRDGVNLKGYTAWSLLDKFEWDEGFTERFGLYYVDFRNKNKPRYPKASVQFYKRIISSNGFPNQREVENWRRKAVETCSSSNQLLAAEDQRSTAANILRLIHDPLTSHMEMRRN, from the exons ATGTGGTCTGGCTGTACACTCTGTATGCACCATGTGCTTGTGTTGGTGCTGTGTGTGTCTGCATCTGAGGACTTCGACTGGACAAAGAACGACCACGGCTCCTTCTATTATGGCACTTTTCCAGCTG GGTTTTCGTGGGGTGCCGGCAGTTCAGCTTATCAAACGGAAGGAGCTTGGAATAAAGATGGAAAAGGACTGAGCATCTGGGATGTGTTCAGTCACAAAAGAGGCAGAATTCTACAAAACGACACTGGGGACTCCTCTTGTGAGGGCTACTCCAAAATCAAG GATGACGTGTCACTGATGAAGGAGCTTAAACTCAACCACTATCGCTTCTCCATTTCTTGGCCTCGACTCATTCCCACAGGCATTAAAA CTGATCATATCAATGAAAGAGGGATTCAGTACTATAATGATCTGATTGATCACCTGTTGGGGAGCAAGATCACCCCAATTGTGACTTTGTATCACTGGGATCTCCCTCAG gtcTTGCAAGAGCGATATGGCGGATGGCAGAACGTTAGCATGGTCAATCATTTTAACGATTTTGCCAATTTGTGCTTTGAAAGATTTGGCAACCGGGTCAAATATTGGATTACATTCAGCAATCCGTGG TCTGTAGCAGTGGAGGGCTACGAAACAGGTGAGCACGCTCCTGGACTGAGGACGAGAGGAACTGGAGCATACAGGGCTGCCCATCACATCATCAAG GCTCACGCTAAAGTTTGGCACACGTATGATACACAATGGAGGCCGAAACAAAACG GTCTTGTAGGTATCTCTCTGACAGCAGACTGGGGCGAGCCCGTCGACATTACCAATCAGAAGGACATTGAAGCAGCCGAGCGATACGTCCAGTTCTCTCTCGGGTGGTTTGCGACACCCGTCTTTCATGGGGACTACCCTCAAGTGATGAAAGACTTTATTG GTAGGAAAAGTGCCCAGCAGGGTCTTGGGGTGTCACGCCTGCCCACATTTTCTCCCCAGGAGAAGAGCTACATCAAGGGTACAAGTGACTTCCTGGGCATCAGTCACTTCACTACACGCTACATCACCCAGAAAAACAACCCACCCGGCCGAAGCACCAGCAGCTTCTTTATGGATCGCGACGTAGCCGAGCTGGTTGACCCCCGGTGGCCGGACCCAGGCTCCGAATGGCTCTACTCTGTGCCGTGGGGCTTCAGGCGCATGCTTAATTTCGTTAAG ACTCAGTATGGAAACCCAATGATTTATGTGACTGAGAATGGAGTCTCAGAGAAGATGCAGTGCACAGAGCTTTGTGATGAATGGAGGATAAAGTATTATAAAGATTACATTAACGAGATGCTAAAAG CTCTCAGAGATGGCGTGAATCTCAAAGGTTATACCGCATGGTCCCTGCTTGACAAGTTTGAATGGGACGAAGGCTTCACTGAGAGATTTGGCTTATATTACGTGGATTTCAGGAACAAGAACAAGCCTCGCTATCCCAAAGCTTCTGTTCAGTTTTATAAGCGCATCATCAGCTCCAATGGATTTCCCAATCAGAGAGAG GTTGAGAACTGGAGGAGAAAAGCTGTGGAGACATGCTCATCAAGTAACCAGCTCTTAGCTGCAG AGGATCAGCGGAGTACTGCTGCCAATATTCTAAGACTTATACATG accCACTGACCAGCCACATG